The DNA sequence GGACATGGAGCGCTTCGAGGCGCGGCACTTCGAGCGGCTGGCGGTGACGCCGGGGATCACGGGGCCGTGGCAGGTGAGCGGGCGCAACCTGGTGACGGACTTCGACGAGGTGCTGCGCATGGAGCGCAGCTACATCGCGGAATGGTCGCTCTGGCTGGACGTGCGCATTATGCTGCGCACCATGGTGGTGGTGCTGCGCGGGGAAGGGGCGTACTGAGGCCGAAGGTCGTTTCCTCACACGGAGCCACAGAGTCGTTTTTTCTGTGGCCTTTCCCTTTCCTCCGCGTCTCCGTGTGATGCTTTTTCCCCGCCGTTCCCTCTCTCCGCGCACAGGGCATTGCCAGTGACACCCGCCGCCGCGCCGACGGACGACGAGATCTTTCGCGAGCTGATGCGGATCCGTGAGACGGACCCGAGCACCGCCGACCTGCTCCAGTTCCGCAGCATGGTGACCGCGTCGCAGTACCGGCGCCTCTACCGGCTGACGCGCGGCCTGGTCCCCGCCGGGAGCGAGGTGCTGGACTGGGGGTGCGGAAACGGGCACTTCTCGTATGCGCTGAAGCGGTTGGGCCACCGCGTGAGCGGCTTCGCCTTCGAAGACTTCGCGCTGCGCCGGCACCTGGGGAGCGATTACGACTTCGAGCTGGGCGAGCCGGGCGAGCCCGTGCGCCTGCCGTACCCCGAGAACCGCTTCGACGCCGTCTTTTCGGTGGGTGTGCTCGAGCACGTGCGCGAGTTCGAGGGCGACGAGGCCGGCAGCCTGCG is a window from the Longimicrobium sp. genome containing:
- a CDS encoding sugar transferase — protein: DMERFEARHFERLAVTPGITGPWQVSGRNLVTDFDEVLRMERSYIAEWSLWLDVRIMLRTMVVVLRGEGAY
- a CDS encoding methyltransferase domain-containing protein, with translation MTPAAAPTDDEIFRELMRIRETDPSTADLLQFRSMVTASQYRRLYRLTRGLVPAGSEVLDWGCGNGHFSYALKRLGHRVSGFAFEDFALRRHLGSDYDFELGEPGEPVRLPYPENRFDAVFSVGVLEHVREFEGDEAGSLREIRRVLRPGGHFVCYHFPNQHSLVERVNGSAGRHTHLYRYTADDVRRLCAESGMGLVRVRRYAALPRNVFGRLPAPLSGWGSLAHAYDAADAVLGTVMSPLCQNYLFVARKPA